One segment of Thermus tengchongensis DNA contains the following:
- a CDS encoding GatB/YqeY domain-containing protein: protein MSIYEAIKATIKEAMKARDQKTLDFARVVKAELDRKGDGKPLPDAEAVKVLKALREIALEQGNQFEVEFLDRFLPKEMSEEEIEAWIRENIDFSQFKTPLAAIGAVTKALGPRAPGEKVRRVIERLTR from the coding sequence ATGAGCATCTACGAGGCCATCAAGGCGACCATCAAGGAGGCCATGAAGGCCCGGGACCAAAAGACCCTGGACTTCGCCCGGGTGGTGAAGGCGGAGCTGGACCGGAAGGGGGACGGCAAGCCCCTGCCCGACGCCGAGGCGGTGAAGGTGCTGAAGGCGCTGAGGGAGATCGCCCTGGAGCAGGGGAACCAGTTTGAGGTGGAGTTTTTGGACCGCTTCCTGCCAAAGGAGATGAGCGAGGAGGAGATCGAAGCCTGGATCCGAGAAAACATCGACTTTTCCCAGTTCAAAACCCCCCTGGCGGCCATCGGCGCGGTCACCAAGGCCTTGGGCCCCAGGGCCCCCGGGGAGAAGGTGCGCCGGGTCATCGAGCGCTTAACGCGATGA
- a CDS encoding NUDIX domain-containing protein, whose product MSPWERILIEEILSEPVRLVRERVRTHTGRELTYIYRPGPVAASFVLPVTERATALLIRQYRHPTGKFLLEIPAGKVDPGETPLEAAQRELLEEVGAEAKRFFPLPPFHPQPSFTAVVFHPFLALQAQVVARPALEDGELLETVELPLPEVYRLLETGEIQDASTALTLFYARPHLEAEGLL is encoded by the coding sequence ATGAGCCCCTGGGAGCGCATCCTCATCGAGGAGATCCTCTCTGAGCCCGTGCGCCTGGTGCGCGAGCGGGTGCGCACCCACACCGGCAGGGAGCTCACCTACATCTACCGCCCTGGGCCGGTGGCGGCAAGCTTTGTCCTGCCTGTAACCGAAAGGGCCACCGCCCTCCTCATCCGCCAGTACCGCCACCCCACGGGCAAGTTCCTCCTGGAGATCCCCGCGGGCAAGGTGGATCCTGGGGAAACCCCCTTGGAGGCCGCCCAAAGGGAGCTTTTGGAGGAGGTGGGTGCTGAGGCCAAGCGGTTCTTCCCCCTTCCCCCCTTCCACCCCCAGCCCTCCTTCACCGCGGTGGTCTTCCACCCCTTCCTGGCCCTTCAGGCGCAGGTAGTGGCCAGGCCAGCCCTCGAGGACGGGGAGCTTTTGGAAACCGTGGAACTCCCCCTTCCCGAGGTTTACCGCCTCCTGGAGACAGGGGAAATCCAGGACGCCTCCACCGCCCTCACCCTTTTCTACGCCCGCCCCCACCTGGAAGCCGAAGGCCTCCTGTAA